From the Manihot esculenta cultivar AM560-2 chromosome 3, M.esculenta_v8, whole genome shotgun sequence genome, one window contains:
- the LOC110611342 gene encoding uncharacterized protein LOC110611342 produces the protein MMAKRKAEEHIESEGKRKKKKKLVTPRPACSWVHFSREFIKEYSASHPESSGLKAATKAASDAWKSMSLEEKATYTRRAREVWDNYLSTAPARAPKPRKQTKLVTRCSPGRLFNVLQHLTTEQKDAVKSMGFGSLLGLRCRTLRRSLCLWLLQRFNTSGRSLEICGKRIPISPKDVEFVMGLAASGKDVVNSGPDDLIADLRRSYNATNRGISVRLLEERLKAPEAGEEFKRSFVLYALGTLLSPTARLDVSPSFLHFLINIDVIHQYNWGNFLLDRLVREVSRFRQGKQRAVGGCLLFLQLFYYESVSVDGPAALVPTPVPCLSSWGEEEITEREKRERDLGGYGFGELAAPVQVICKYSCTNMESSEYRNHIDVSPTLKTSTGVAHGSVFEQEGDKMSVFMQIKVANNLMTSSIACRGIDATAESTGKPCRNKEYGCNVTLDYNNDHEETCIFSPCACPLPNCNFTGSSEQLSLHFSSKHWDSGRRFRYNNPLSVSLGINEQFLVLQAEEDGILFLLNKSIESIGNMIMVTCIGPSSSKEKFLYDLVAGRGVSSLRLKSLAEYFPGRVEGFPPIDFLLIPFRFLGYSGQLELEVCIWNSKESGAGCS, from the exons ATGATGGCAAAGAGGAAGGCTGAAGAGCATATTGAATCAGaagggaaaaggaaaaagaaaaagaaattggtTACTCCTCGTCCTGCATGCTCATGGGTGCATTTTAG CCGAGAGTTTATCAAGGAGTACAGTGCTTCACATCCTGAGTCCTCTGGCCTTAAAGCT GCCACAAAGGCAGCATCAGATGCTTGGAAGTCAATGAGCTTGGAGGAGAAAGCAACATATACTAGGCGTGCTCGTGAAGTGTGGGATAATTATTTGAGTACAGCTCCTGCTCGTGCCCCCAAGCCAAGGAAACAG ACTAAGCTAGTCACAAGATGCTCTCCCGGACGCTTATTTAATGTGCTGCAGCACCTTACGACAGAGCAAAAGGATGCTGTGAAAAGCATGGGATTTGGCAGCCTTCTTGGCCTTAGATGCCGCACACTGCGCCGAAGCTTATGCCTTTGGCTATTGCAAAGGTTTAATACTTCAGGCCGTAGCTTGGAGATCTGTGGTAAGCGCATTCCTATATCCCCAAAAGATGTGGAGTTTGTGATGGGATTAGCTGCTAGTGGGAAGGATGTTGTTAACTCGGGGCCTGATGATTTAATTGCTGACCTACGTCGAAGCTATAATGCTACAAATCGTGGGATTTCAGTTCGCCTTTTGGAAGAGCGGCTGAAAGCTCCAGAAGCAGGAGAGGAATTTAAAAGATCTTTCGTCCTCTATGCATTGGGCACGCTTTTATCCCCAACAGCAAGGCTGGATGTTAGTCCTTCATTTCTCCACTTCCTGATAAACATAGATGTCATCCATCAGTATAATTGGGGAAACTTCTTACTTGACCGTCTTGTTCGGGAGGTATCTCGCTTTCGCCAAGGGAAGCAGCGTGCAGTTGGTGGCTGTCTTTTGTTTCTTCAG CTCTTCTATTATGAGAGCGTCTCAGTCGATGGACCTGCTGCTTTAGTCCCTACCCCGGTACCATGTTTATCTTCATGGGGTGAGGAAGAGATTACGGAAAGAGAAAAACGAGAAAGAGATCTAGGTGGCTATGGTTTTGGAGAG CTTGCTGCTCCTGTCCAGGTGATATGTAAGTATAGTTGCACGAATATGGAGTCATCAGAGTACAGGAACCATATTGATGTCTCACCAACATTGAAAACAAGCACTGGTGTTGCTCATGGCTCTGTCTTTGAACAAGAAGGAGACAAG ATGTCTGTCTTTATGCAGATAAAAGTTGCAAACAATCTCATGACTAGCAGTATAGCGTGCAGGGGAATTGATGCGACTGCTGAATCAACAGGAAAACCATGCCGAAATAAGGAGTATGGGTGTAATGTAACTCTGGATTATAACAATGATCATGAAGAAACATGCATCTTTTCACCTTGTGCTTGCCCTCTTCCAAACTGTAACTTCACCGGCTCATCTGAGCAATTGTCATTACACTTCAGCAGCAAACATTGGGATTCTGGAAGGCGTTTCAGATACAACAATCCTTTGTCTGTCTCCTTGGGGATAAATGAACAGTTCCTTGTTCTTCAAGCCGAAGAAGATGGTATTCTTTTTCTCCTCAACAAGAGCATCGAGAGTATCGGGAATATGATAATGGTAACATGTATTGGACCAAGCTCATCAAAGGAAAAGTTCTTGTATGATCTTGTGGCAGGTAGAGGAGTTAGCTCTCTTAGATTAAAATCATTGGCAGAGTATTTTCCTGGAAGGGTGGAAGGTTTTCCCCCTATAGATTTTCTTTTGATTCCTTTTCGTTTCCTAGGTTATTCTGGGCAGCTTGAATTGGAGGTTTGTATATGGAATTCAAAGGAATCAGGTGCAGGTTGTTCTTAG